The Mycobacterium sp. 3519A genome contains a region encoding:
- the aspS gene encoding aspartate--tRNA ligase: MLRTHAAGSLRSTDAGQKVTLAGWVARRRDHGGVIFIDLRDASGVSQVVFREGDVLAAAHRLRAEFCIAVDGVVEVRPQGNENPEIPTGDIEINATTLTVLGESAPLPFQLDETAGEEARLKYRYLDLRREGPGAAIRLRSKANAAARAVLADHDFVEIETPTMTRSTPEGARDFLVPARLQPGSFYALPQSPQLFKQLLMVAGMERYYQIARCYRDEDFRADRQPEFTQLDMELSFVDTEDVIAISEQIIKALWALIGYDVPTPLPRMTYADAMRRYGSDKPDLRFGLELVECTDYFSDTAFRVFQAPYVGAVVMPGGASQPRRTLDGWQEFAKQRGHRGLAYVLVGDDGELGGPVAKNLSDAERDGLAAHVGASPGDCIFFSAGPAKSSRALLGAVRIEIAKRQELIDPNAWAFTWIIDPPLFEPADEATAHGDVAVGSGAWTAVHHAFTAPKPEFEDSIDTDPGAVLADAYDVVCNGNEIGGGSIRIHRRDIQEKVFAVMGIDKAEAEEKFGFLLEAFTFGAPPHGGIAFGWDRINALLSGMDSIREVIAFPKSGGGVDPLTGAPAPITPQQRKESGIDARSRSGGDIRAGSRSGGDIGAGSRSGGDIEPGPEAKA; this comes from the coding sequence GTGCTGCGCACACATGCCGCCGGTTCGCTGCGGTCCACCGATGCCGGACAGAAGGTGACCCTCGCCGGCTGGGTGGCGCGTCGCCGCGACCACGGCGGCGTCATCTTCATCGACCTTCGCGACGCCTCCGGGGTGTCGCAAGTGGTGTTCCGCGAGGGCGACGTGCTGGCCGCGGCGCATCGACTGCGCGCAGAGTTCTGCATCGCCGTGGACGGCGTCGTCGAGGTCCGCCCGCAGGGCAACGAGAATCCGGAAATCCCCACCGGCGACATCGAGATCAACGCGACGACGCTGACCGTGCTGGGGGAGAGCGCGCCGCTGCCGTTCCAGCTCGATGAGACCGCAGGCGAAGAGGCCAGGCTGAAATACCGCTACCTGGATCTGCGCCGCGAGGGTCCTGGTGCGGCAATTCGCTTGCGCTCCAAGGCGAATGCCGCCGCGCGCGCGGTGCTGGCCGACCACGACTTCGTCGAGATCGAAACCCCGACGATGACGCGGTCGACGCCCGAGGGCGCGCGCGACTTCCTGGTGCCTGCCCGACTGCAGCCGGGCTCGTTCTACGCGCTGCCGCAGAGCCCGCAGCTGTTCAAGCAGCTGCTGATGGTCGCGGGCATGGAGCGCTACTACCAGATCGCCCGCTGCTACCGCGACGAGGACTTCCGCGCCGACCGGCAACCGGAATTCACCCAGCTCGACATGGAGCTCAGCTTCGTCGACACCGAGGACGTCATCGCGATCTCCGAGCAGATCATCAAGGCGCTGTGGGCGCTGATCGGCTACGACGTGCCGACCCCGCTGCCGCGCATGACCTACGCCGACGCGATGCGGCGCTACGGCTCGGACAAGCCCGACCTGCGGTTCGGACTGGAACTCGTCGAGTGCACCGACTACTTCTCCGACACCGCGTTCCGCGTGTTCCAAGCGCCCTACGTCGGCGCCGTCGTCATGCCGGGCGGTGCATCGCAGCCGCGCCGCACGCTCGACGGCTGGCAGGAGTTCGCCAAGCAGCGCGGGCACCGCGGGCTGGCCTATGTGCTGGTGGGCGATGACGGCGAACTGGGCGGCCCGGTGGCCAAGAACCTGTCCGACGCCGAGCGCGACGGGCTGGCCGCGCATGTCGGCGCCTCGCCCGGCGACTGCATCTTCTTCTCGGCGGGCCCGGCCAAGTCGTCGCGGGCGCTGCTCGGCGCCGTGCGCATCGAGATCGCCAAGCGGCAGGAGCTGATCGATCCGAACGCCTGGGCGTTCACCTGGATCATCGACCCGCCGCTGTTCGAACCCGCCGACGAGGCCACCGCGCACGGCGACGTGGCCGTGGGCTCGGGTGCGTGGACCGCGGTGCACCATGCGTTCACCGCCCCCAAGCCGGAGTTCGAGGACAGCATCGACACCGATCCCGGCGCGGTGCTGGCCGACGCCTATGACGTGGTGTGCAACGGCAACGAAATCGGCGGCGGCTCGATCCGTATCCACCGCCGCGACATCCAGGAGAAGGTGTTCGCGGTGATGGGCATCGACAAGGCCGAGGCCGAGGAGAAGTTCGGATTCCTGTTGGAGGCGTTCACCTTCGGCGCACCGCCGCACGGCGGCATCGCGTTCGGATGGGACCGCATCAACGCGCTGCTGTCGGGCATGGACTCGATCCGCGAGGTGATCGCGTTCCCGAAGTCGGGCGGCGGTGTCGACCCGCTCACCGGTGCGCCCGCGCCGATCACGCCGCAGCAGCGGAAAGAATCCGGGATCGACGCACGGAGCCGCTCTGGCGGCGACATCAGGGCAGGGAGCCGCTCTGGCGGCGACATCGGGGCAGGGAGCCGCTCTGGCGGCGACATTGAGCCTGGGCCGGAGGCCAAGGCCTAG
- a CDS encoding FAD-dependent oxidoreductase — protein MTDTTRTPDVNVVVVGAGIAGLYLAYRLGRTGQSVRIFEAGDDLGGTWYWNRYPGARVDIPSIDYMYSFDPDWRSGWQWSEKYATQPEILRYLNHVADKHDLRRHITFSTRVQQARWDEESALWHVRTDAGDELTARFVVMATGCLSVPKPQEIDGLDRFAGEVYFTSRWPHDPVDFTGKRVAVIGTGSSGVQSIPVIAKDAQHVLVFQRTPTFCIPAHNGPVTDEMLAQLENEAEYRAAAKVSPNGIPKERNITPTFSVSEAERLQRYEQVWEWGLLLESFTVFADVLSNPAANHEFAEFVRNKIRDIVEDPETAQELCPTEYPIGTKRPCLDTDYYATYNLPHVRLVNIRKHPIRQIAETGIETADETIPVDIIVFATGFDAVTGALTAIDIRGRDGKALKDKWADGPRTYLGLTTVGFPNLFLITGPGSPSVLSNMTVSIEQHVDWVLDCVDHLTTTGFDVIEPTETAEAGWVQHVNDCADITLFPTANSWYMGANVPGKPRVFLPYCAGVDFYRASCDEVAARDYLGFTLSGPNGSQCNDGVVRRLQPDVEMVLMEIAALNLPLLESMSAPDARAFYLQTLAERPPGPDVGELVDGEFPGATGELAYRLYRPPTPGPHPVVLYFHGGGWVIGNATADDPLCRDLCVRSDAVVVSADYRHAPEHRFPAAVDDAMAALRWAADNAESLGGREGRLAVAGWSAGAGLAAVVCQLARDAGGPHIAGQALLAPVTSGSTALASYRENADGYGLTTPLMTWFYDHYVDEADRGDPRVAPLRAADLSGLPPAIVVSAEFDPLRDDGRAYAAALTAAGVPTEHIAARGHTHTSLTMVDIVLSGAPIRGQVADALRGFFVAARTPELA, from the coding sequence ATGACCGATACAACCCGGACACCCGATGTAAACGTCGTCGTCGTGGGCGCGGGGATCGCGGGTCTCTACCTTGCCTACCGGTTGGGCCGGACCGGCCAGTCGGTTCGCATCTTCGAAGCGGGCGACGATCTCGGCGGTACGTGGTACTGGAACCGTTATCCCGGTGCCAGGGTCGACATCCCCAGCATCGACTACATGTACAGCTTCGATCCCGACTGGCGCAGCGGGTGGCAGTGGTCGGAAAAGTACGCCACCCAACCCGAAATCCTGCGGTATCTGAACCACGTCGCCGACAAGCACGACCTGCGGCGCCACATCACGTTCTCCACCCGAGTGCAGCAGGCGCGCTGGGACGAGGAATCCGCGCTGTGGCATGTGCGCACCGACGCAGGCGACGAGCTCACGGCGCGTTTCGTCGTGATGGCCACGGGTTGTCTGTCCGTGCCGAAGCCGCAGGAGATCGACGGGCTGGACCGATTCGCCGGCGAGGTGTACTTCACCAGTCGCTGGCCGCATGATCCTGTCGACTTCACCGGCAAGCGGGTGGCGGTGATCGGCACGGGTTCCTCTGGGGTGCAGTCGATTCCGGTCATCGCGAAGGACGCGCAGCACGTGCTGGTATTTCAGCGCACTCCGACGTTCTGCATTCCGGCGCACAACGGACCGGTCACCGACGAGATGCTCGCGCAGCTCGAGAACGAGGCGGAATACCGCGCCGCGGCAAAGGTGTCGCCGAACGGCATCCCGAAGGAGCGGAACATCACGCCGACGTTCAGTGTCTCGGAGGCTGAGCGCCTACAGCGCTATGAACAGGTCTGGGAGTGGGGGCTGCTGCTGGAGTCGTTCACCGTATTCGCCGACGTGCTGAGCAATCCCGCGGCCAACCACGAATTCGCCGAGTTCGTCCGGAACAAGATCCGCGACATCGTCGAGGATCCCGAGACGGCACAAGAGCTGTGCCCGACGGAATACCCCATCGGCACAAAGCGACCGTGTCTTGACACCGACTACTACGCGACCTACAACCTGCCGCACGTGCGTCTGGTCAACATTCGCAAGCACCCGATCCGGCAGATCGCCGAAACCGGAATCGAGACCGCCGATGAGACCATCCCCGTCGACATCATCGTGTTCGCAACCGGTTTCGACGCCGTCACCGGTGCCCTCACGGCGATTGACATCAGGGGGCGTGACGGCAAGGCGCTCAAGGACAAATGGGCCGACGGGCCACGGACTTACCTCGGGCTCACCACCGTCGGGTTCCCCAACCTGTTCCTGATCACCGGGCCAGGAAGCCCCTCGGTGCTGTCGAACATGACTGTCTCGATCGAACAGCACGTGGACTGGGTGCTGGACTGCGTCGACCATTTGACCACAACCGGTTTCGATGTCATCGAACCCACCGAAACAGCCGAGGCAGGGTGGGTCCAGCACGTCAACGACTGCGCCGACATCACCCTCTTCCCCACCGCCAACTCCTGGTACATGGGCGCCAACGTGCCCGGCAAGCCGCGGGTGTTCCTGCCGTACTGTGCCGGGGTCGACTTCTACCGCGCCAGTTGTGACGAAGTGGCGGCCCGCGACTATCTTGGCTTCACGCTGTCCGGCCCGAACGGGTCGCAGTGCAACGACGGCGTGGTGCGCCGGTTGCAGCCCGACGTCGAGATGGTCCTGATGGAGATCGCGGCGCTGAATCTGCCGCTGCTGGAGTCGATGTCGGCGCCCGACGCCCGCGCGTTCTATCTGCAGACGCTGGCCGAGCGGCCGCCTGGGCCGGACGTCGGCGAGCTCGTCGACGGTGAATTCCCCGGCGCCACAGGTGAGCTCGCCTACCGGCTGTACCGGCCACCGACGCCAGGCCCGCACCCCGTGGTGCTGTACTTCCACGGCGGCGGTTGGGTCATCGGCAACGCGACTGCGGATGACCCGCTGTGCCGCGACCTTTGTGTGCGCAGCGACGCGGTCGTCGTCTCGGCGGACTACCGGCATGCACCCGAGCACCGTTTCCCCGCCGCGGTCGACGACGCGATGGCCGCGCTGCGATGGGCCGCGGACAACGCCGAATCCCTCGGCGGCCGCGAAGGCCGACTCGCGGTCGCGGGTTGGAGCGCAGGCGCCGGACTGGCCGCGGTGGTCTGCCAACTCGCGCGCGACGCCGGCGGGCCCCACATCGCCGGGCAAGCCTTGTTGGCACCGGTGACGAGCGGCAGCACCGCGCTCGCGTCGTACCGGGAGAACGCCGACGGCTACGGTCTGACGACACCGTTGATGACGTGGTTCTACGACCACTATGTCGACGAGGCGGACCGCGGCGATCCCCGCGTGGCGCCGCTGCGCGCGGCTGATCTGTCCGGACTGCCGCCCGCGATCGTCGTGTCGGCCGAATTCGATCCGCTACGCGACGACGGCCGGGCGTATGCCGCCGCCCTCACCGCCGCGGGGGTGCCGACCGAACACATCGCCGCACGCGGTCACACCCACACGTCGTTGACGATGGTGGACATCGTGCTCTCGGGTGCGCCGATACGCGGGCAGGTTGCCGACGCGCTGCGCGGGTTCTTCGTGGCGGCGCGGACCCCTGAACTCGCCTAG
- a CDS encoding nitroreductase family deazaflavin-dependent oxidoreductase encodes MNAQQWQDLNAPIAEEFRSNEGRVGGRFEGIDLLLLTTTGAKSGQSRLAPLAYFTVDGKLIIVGSKAGSDANPDWVHNLRANPRARVEIGADAYDVVARELPAEERDATYPKIVAQRADFGEYQERTSRVIPLFELQRG; translated from the coding sequence ATGAATGCGCAGCAGTGGCAGGATCTAAACGCTCCCATCGCGGAGGAGTTCCGCAGCAACGAGGGTCGGGTGGGAGGCCGGTTCGAGGGCATCGATCTGCTTCTGCTCACCACCACCGGTGCGAAATCGGGTCAATCGCGACTGGCGCCGCTGGCCTACTTCACCGTCGACGGCAAGCTGATCATCGTGGGCTCGAAGGCCGGGTCCGACGCGAATCCCGACTGGGTGCACAACCTTCGGGCCAATCCGCGGGCGCGCGTCGAGATCGGCGCTGACGCATACGATGTGGTCGCGCGTGAACTACCCGCCGAGGAGCGTGACGCGACGTATCCGAAGATCGTCGCTCAGAGAGCGGACTTCGGTGAGTACCAGGAGCGCACCTCCAGGGTGATCCCGCTGTTCGAACTGCAGCGAGGCTGA
- a CDS encoding nitroreductase family deazaflavin-dependent oxidoreductase: protein MTEIPDAEAMKAFNKNIVDEFRANGGVVGGPFEGATLLLLTSTGAKSGQPRLAPLAYFSIDGKMIIVGSKAGADTNPDWVHNLRANPRAHIEVDTDAYDVVARELTPAERDETYPKIVALAPGFGEYQDKTSRVIPLFELQRA, encoded by the coding sequence ATGACCGAGATTCCTGACGCCGAGGCCATGAAGGCGTTCAACAAGAACATCGTCGACGAGTTCCGCGCCAACGGCGGCGTGGTCGGTGGGCCCTTCGAAGGCGCGACGCTGCTGTTGCTCACGAGTACGGGGGCCAAGTCGGGTCAGCCGCGGCTGGCGCCGCTGGCCTATTTCAGCATCGACGGGAAGATGATCATCGTCGGCTCGAAGGCAGGCGCCGACACCAATCCGGACTGGGTGCACAACCTTCGGGCCAACCCGCGGGCGCACATCGAGGTGGACACCGACGCATACGACGTCGTGGCGCGTGAGCTGACGCCGGCCGAACGCGACGAGACGTATCCGAAGATTGTGGCGCTGGCGCCCGGTTTCGGTGAGTACCAGGACAAGACCAGCCGAGTCATTCCGCTGTTCGAACTGCAGCGGGCCTAG
- a CDS encoding IS110 family transposase has translation MSFNGTSVGLDVHALSVVAHAVDEETGRVERARLCPDHGEILAWLDRLRGPVRVAYEAGPTGFGLARALAAAEIDCVVAAPSKLIRPAGDRVKTDARDAAHLTRLLRLGEITAVTVPEADVEAVRDLVRAREDARADLMRVRYRLSKLLLRHGRVYCGGQAWNGVHETWLRRQRFDDSHTMAAFDHHFDAVLTATAARDRLDQQIVTVAASPRWADPVNRLGCLRGISALTGLALSVEIGDWTRFTGASIGAYVGLVPTEYSSGASRVQGSITKAGNAHVRRLLIEAAWHHRAAYRNPGPTMRARWAKVDPALKDRGHAGNRRLHQQWCRFNERKKHHVVANVAIARELAGWCWSLATLN, from the coding sequence GTGAGTTTCAACGGTACGAGTGTCGGGTTGGACGTGCATGCGCTTTCGGTGGTTGCCCATGCCGTCGATGAAGAAACGGGGCGGGTTGAGCGGGCACGGTTGTGTCCCGATCACGGCGAGATCCTGGCGTGGCTAGACCGGCTGCGAGGTCCGGTACGGGTGGCCTATGAGGCTGGGCCGACGGGGTTCGGGCTCGCGCGGGCTTTGGCCGCCGCCGAGATCGACTGCGTGGTTGCCGCGCCGTCGAAGTTGATCCGTCCTGCCGGGGATCGGGTCAAGACCGATGCCCGCGATGCCGCGCATCTGACCCGGTTACTGCGTCTGGGCGAGATCACCGCGGTCACCGTGCCCGAGGCCGACGTGGAGGCGGTGCGCGATCTGGTGCGTGCGCGTGAAGACGCGCGCGCTGATCTGATGCGAGTCCGGTACCGGTTGTCCAAACTATTGCTGCGCCACGGCCGGGTGTACTGCGGTGGGCAGGCATGGAACGGGGTGCACGAAACCTGGCTTCGTCGACAACGATTTGACGATTCCCACACCATGGCGGCATTCGACCATCACTTCGACGCCGTCTTGACGGCCACCGCCGCCAGAGATCGTCTCGACCAGCAGATCGTCACCGTGGCAGCCTCGCCGCGCTGGGCTGACCCGGTCAATCGATTGGGGTGTCTACGGGGGATTTCGGCGCTGACCGGGCTGGCGTTGAGCGTCGAGATCGGTGACTGGACCCGGTTCACTGGCGCCTCGATCGGCGCCTACGTCGGCTTGGTCCCCACCGAGTACTCCTCGGGTGCATCCCGGGTGCAGGGCTCGATCACCAAGGCCGGCAACGCCCATGTGCGGCGATTGTTGATCGAGGCGGCGTGGCATCACCGGGCGGCCTACCGCAATCCTGGACCGACGATGCGGGCACGCTGGGCCAAGGTCGACCCGGCGCTCAAGGATCGCGGGCATGCCGGAAACCGGCGCCTGCACCAGCAGTGGTGCCGGTTCAACGAACGTAAGAAACACCACGTGGTGGCCAATGTCGCGATCGCCCGTGAACTGGCCGGCTGGTGCTGGTCACTTGCCACGCTGAACTAA
- a CDS encoding acetyl-CoA C-acyltransferase produces MAGYVGRDAVIVGAVRTPIGKGKASGALHDVLPVDLLAHSLKELVNRTGIDPAQIDDVIAGAVTQVGDQAVNIARNALLGAGFPEAVPGTTVDRQCGSSQQAISFAAQGVISGAYDIVVAAGVESMGRVPMGSSVLPGSDPFGQMAQRYPEGLVPQGISAELIAAKWGFSRQQLDEFSAGSHEKAAAATKEGRFDNELAPIAGLATDEIIRPGTSVGTLAGLKPAFYNPAYEARFPQIKWEITAGNSSPLSDGSAAVLITTTEVARRLGLRPLARIHTATVVGSDPLYMLTGVIPATEKVLQRAGLTIGDIDLFEVNEAFAPVVLAWAVDTGADLAKTNVNGGAIAIGHPLGASGARIMTTMVNALEQRGGRYALQTMCEAGGMANATIIERL; encoded by the coding sequence ATGGCCGGATATGTGGGCCGCGACGCGGTCATCGTCGGTGCGGTACGTACCCCGATCGGAAAGGGCAAGGCGAGCGGCGCACTGCACGACGTGCTGCCCGTCGACCTGCTGGCGCACAGCCTGAAGGAACTGGTGAACCGGACCGGCATCGATCCGGCGCAGATCGACGACGTCATCGCAGGCGCGGTCACCCAGGTGGGCGACCAGGCCGTCAACATCGCCCGCAACGCGCTACTGGGCGCGGGCTTCCCCGAGGCGGTGCCGGGCACGACCGTCGACCGCCAATGCGGCAGCAGCCAACAGGCGATCAGCTTCGCCGCGCAGGGCGTGATCTCGGGCGCCTACGACATCGTCGTCGCCGCAGGCGTGGAGTCGATGGGCCGGGTCCCGATGGGCTCGAGTGTGCTGCCGGGCAGTGACCCGTTCGGTCAGATGGCGCAGCGCTACCCGGAAGGGCTTGTGCCGCAGGGCATCAGCGCCGAGTTGATCGCCGCGAAGTGGGGATTCTCCCGTCAGCAACTCGACGAGTTCTCGGCTGGCAGTCACGAAAAGGCCGCGGCTGCAACCAAAGAGGGCCGGTTCGACAACGAACTAGCGCCGATCGCGGGGCTCGCCACCGACGAGATCATTCGTCCCGGTACCAGCGTCGGCACGCTCGCCGGTTTGAAGCCGGCGTTCTACAACCCCGCATACGAGGCGCGTTTCCCGCAGATCAAGTGGGAGATCACCGCGGGCAACTCGTCCCCGCTGTCCGACGGCAGCGCGGCCGTGCTGATCACCACCACCGAAGTGGCACGCCGCCTCGGTCTACGCCCGCTGGCCCGCATCCACACGGCCACCGTCGTCGGCTCGGACCCGCTCTACATGTTGACCGGTGTCATCCCCGCAACCGAAAAGGTCTTGCAGAGAGCGGGTTTGACGATCGGTGACATCGACCTGTTCGAGGTGAACGAGGCGTTCGCGCCCGTCGTGCTGGCCTGGGCGGTGGACACTGGCGCCGACCTGGCGAAGACAAACGTCAACGGCGGCGCGATCGCGATCGGCCACCCTCTGGGTGCCAGCGGTGCGCGCATCATGACCACGATGGTCAACGCGCTGGAGCAGCGCGGCGGACGGTATGCGCTGCAGACGATGTGCGAGGCGGGCGGCATGGCCAACGCAACCATCATCGAGCGCCTCTAA
- a CDS encoding helix-turn-helix domain-containing protein, protein MTVLQGRLADRDTWSAVGHCPIEKTMALVGTKSGMLIMREAFYGTTRFEDFWRRIGVTKAAASARLTELVDAGLLERRPYKEPGQRRRDEYVLTEAGLDFMPVVWAMFEWGRRHLPESPSLRLAHRDCDAEATVEIRCAHGHQVPADELVVRLAQSVKQ, encoded by the coding sequence ATGACAGTGCTGCAGGGGCGGCTCGCCGACCGCGACACCTGGTCGGCGGTTGGGCACTGCCCGATCGAGAAGACGATGGCGTTGGTGGGCACCAAGTCGGGGATGCTCATCATGCGGGAGGCGTTCTACGGCACCACCCGCTTCGAGGACTTCTGGCGCCGTATCGGCGTCACCAAGGCCGCGGCCTCGGCCCGGCTGACCGAACTCGTCGACGCCGGACTACTGGAGCGAAGGCCCTACAAGGAACCGGGCCAGCGTCGGCGCGACGAGTACGTGCTCACCGAGGCCGGACTGGATTTCATGCCGGTGGTGTGGGCGATGTTCGAGTGGGGGCGGCGGCACCTGCCGGAGAGTCCGTCGCTGCGGCTTGCCCACCGGGATTGCGATGCCGAGGCCACCGTCGAGATCCGCTGTGCGCACGGACATCAGGTGCCCGCCGACGAGCTCGTGGTCCGGCTCGCTCAGTCGGTGAAGCAGTAG
- a CDS encoding selenium-binding protein SBP56-related protein, with protein MAATDPTFYRSPGAAIAAAPEQLAYVVAFDPAGQAKDALAVVDCDSSSSSYGRVVGWSELPTAGNELHHFGWNACSSALCHEGHDGHSIERRYLVVPGIRSSNTYVLDTQPDPRNPVLAHTIGADELAAKAGYSRPHTVHCGPGGIFMSALGGPNGDDGPGGVALLDHDTFEVVGPWEKDRGEQFFAYDVWWHLRQDTVITSEWASPSMIENGLNPEDLLGRKFGHHLNFWSMSDRTLTQRIDLGDQHQMVLELRPAHDPTKTWGFAGVVISVEDLSASVWLWHRSDDAWAVEKVITIPAEPAAVDDLPPALQPFGAVPPLVSDIDLSVDDRWLYVSCWGTGELKQFNVADPFHPRETASVRLGGVVRREPHPADPDLRLAGGPQMIEISRDGRRIYATNSLYAAWDEVFYPDGVGAWMAKLDADVDGGGLVPDPAFFPNGNDFRGLRVHQTRLQGGDASSDSYCFTD; from the coding sequence ATGGCTGCAACTGACCCCACCTTCTACCGCAGCCCGGGGGCCGCCATCGCCGCGGCGCCTGAGCAGCTTGCCTATGTTGTCGCATTCGATCCAGCGGGCCAGGCGAAAGATGCGCTCGCCGTCGTGGACTGCGACTCGTCCTCGTCGTCGTACGGTCGCGTGGTCGGCTGGTCCGAGCTTCCGACAGCGGGCAACGAACTGCACCACTTCGGCTGGAACGCCTGCTCGAGCGCGCTGTGCCACGAGGGCCACGACGGGCATTCCATCGAGCGGCGCTACCTTGTGGTCCCTGGCATCCGGTCGTCGAACACCTACGTGCTCGATACCCAACCGGACCCGCGAAACCCGGTGCTGGCGCACACCATTGGCGCAGACGAGCTCGCGGCCAAGGCCGGCTACTCCCGCCCGCACACCGTGCACTGCGGGCCGGGCGGCATCTTCATGTCCGCGCTCGGCGGACCGAACGGCGACGACGGGCCTGGCGGCGTCGCACTGCTCGACCACGACACGTTCGAGGTCGTCGGACCGTGGGAGAAGGACCGCGGTGAGCAGTTCTTCGCCTACGACGTCTGGTGGCATCTGCGCCAGGACACCGTGATCACCTCCGAGTGGGCCTCGCCGTCGATGATCGAGAACGGCCTGAACCCCGAGGATCTGCTCGGGCGAAAGTTCGGACACCACTTGAACTTCTGGAGCATGTCCGACCGCACCTTGACCCAGCGCATCGACCTGGGCGACCAGCATCAGATGGTGCTTGAACTGCGACCCGCGCACGACCCGACGAAGACATGGGGCTTCGCGGGGGTGGTGATCAGCGTCGAGGATCTGTCGGCGTCGGTCTGGTTGTGGCACCGGTCAGACGACGCGTGGGCCGTCGAGAAGGTGATCACCATCCCGGCCGAACCCGCCGCCGTCGACGACCTTCCACCTGCGTTGCAACCGTTCGGCGCGGTCCCGCCGCTGGTGTCCGACATCGACCTCTCGGTCGACGATCGTTGGCTCTACGTATCATGTTGGGGTACTGGCGAACTCAAACAGTTCAACGTCGCTGACCCGTTCCATCCTCGCGAGACGGCATCTGTTCGCCTCGGCGGTGTGGTGCGGCGCGAACCGCATCCCGCCGATCCGGACCTCCGTCTGGCAGGCGGGCCGCAGATGATCGAGATCAGCCGTGACGGCAGGCGCATCTACGCCACCAATTCGCTGTATGCGGCGTGGGACGAGGTCTTCTACCCCGACGGTGTGGGCGCGTGGATGGCCAAACTGGACGCCGACGTCGACGGCGGCGGACTCGTTCCCGACCCCGCGTTCTTTCCCAACGGCAACGATTTTCGCGGCCTACGGGTGCACCAGACCCGGTTGCAGGGCGGTGACGCGTCGAGCGATTCCTACTGCTTCACCGACTGA
- a CDS encoding nitroreductase/quinone reductase family protein — MADPDHLGLGARLYTAFLGTTAGRWIALNIAPKVDPWLMRVTRGHLGMALMLPSTLLTTVGAQSRVLRTSAVLFFRDGDDVIVVASSFGRDRHPAWYHNLKANPHVHVGVGDGAVAMTAAEVRDPDELVRLWARADRIYPLFPDYRGRAAVSGRTIPIIRLSAS; from the coding sequence ATGGCCGACCCGGACCATCTCGGCTTAGGGGCTCGCCTCTACACGGCATTTCTCGGGACGACCGCCGGGCGATGGATTGCGTTGAACATCGCTCCTAAGGTCGATCCGTGGCTGATGCGCGTCACGCGCGGACACCTCGGCATGGCCCTCATGCTGCCGTCGACCTTGTTGACCACGGTCGGCGCCCAGTCACGTGTTCTTCGCACCTCCGCGGTGCTGTTCTTCCGTGACGGCGATGACGTCATCGTCGTCGCCTCGAGCTTCGGGCGTGACCGACACCCGGCGTGGTATCACAACCTCAAGGCCAATCCGCACGTTCACGTCGGTGTTGGCGACGGTGCCGTGGCGATGACGGCCGCCGAAGTCCGCGACCCAGACGAGCTGGTCCGACTGTGGGCGCGTGCCGACCGCATTTACCCGCTCTTTCCCGACTACCGCGGCCGGGCGGCCGTCAGCGGCCGAACCATCCCGATCATCCGACTGTCGGCGTCGTAG
- a CDS encoding SDR family oxidoreductase has protein sequence MDIRSSVAFVTGANRGLGLAFAHALRARGARRVYAGMRNPEPLDDPSIVPVRLDVTDPETVELAAEMCCDVTLLVNNAGIGVVNQGALDPAFVDVARRMFETNFYGMVHTSQAFAPVIVGNGGGAVINVLSDATWFARPLVSAYSTTKSAAWSFTNALRLALRDQGVLVAALHVGFVDTDMARGIDAKKSDPRVLAETALDGVENGQEEVLADEQSRLVKSTLSAAGYYLSPPEIG, from the coding sequence ATGGACATCAGAAGTTCAGTTGCCTTCGTCACGGGTGCCAACCGCGGTCTGGGCCTGGCCTTTGCTCATGCGCTACGTGCCCGCGGCGCGCGGCGCGTCTACGCCGGAATGCGAAACCCCGAACCGCTCGACGACCCGTCGATCGTGCCGGTGCGACTTGACGTCACCGATCCTGAGACGGTCGAGTTGGCGGCCGAGATGTGCTGCGACGTCACATTACTGGTCAACAACGCCGGCATCGGGGTGGTGAACCAGGGCGCGCTCGATCCCGCTTTTGTCGACGTCGCCCGCCGAATGTTCGAAACCAATTTCTATGGGATGGTCCACACCAGTCAGGCATTCGCGCCGGTGATCGTCGGCAACGGTGGAGGTGCGGTCATCAATGTGCTGTCCGACGCCACATGGTTCGCACGGCCGCTGGTCTCCGCATATTCGACCACGAAGTCGGCGGCGTGGAGCTTTACGAACGCGCTGCGGCTCGCGCTACGCGATCAAGGTGTTCTGGTGGCCGCGTTGCACGTCGGATTCGTCGACACCGACATGGCCCGCGGAATCGATGCGAAGAAGTCGGATCCACGCGTCTTGGCGGAGACTGCACTCGACGGTGTCGAGAACGGTCAGGAAGAAGTGCTCGCCGACGAACAGTCGCGTCTGGTCAAGAGCACTCTGTCGGCTGCGGGGTACTACCTTTCTCCGCCGGAGATTGGATGA